A window of the Paenibacillus woosongensis genome harbors these coding sequences:
- a CDS encoding LacI family DNA-binding transcriptional regulator gives MNKVTMKDIAEAAKVSLATVSYVLNNNTKQKISEETRQRILAIAQQLQYVPNMAARSLVGNTSSKLVAIVTLKDNDDQPWRKSRYHDLTMRLQELLNERGYDVIVAVTDTAQVELDIILKRTLDALFLIDVPEERFFNISRKFTVPIIVIDSYIEDTMFRKVVPDYRSAIRLAREMLGGRLEPFLVTGKFNNSGMEQTLTETFRPDHVYQMDTRKGLEQYVLARPGLPGIFANELLAVMAAPYMRAEDMIVLANAGAEYLLPSGVRRIVFDNGVKAQMSIAVMEKLLRKEYDEIEDYSYVPPDERIHQRIDTRE, from the coding sequence ATGAACAAGGTAACGATGAAGGATATCGCCGAGGCGGCCAAGGTCTCCTTGGCCACAGTTTCCTATGTGCTCAACAATAATACGAAGCAAAAAATAAGCGAGGAAACCCGGCAGCGGATTCTCGCCATTGCCCAGCAGCTTCAATATGTTCCCAACATGGCCGCTCGCAGCCTGGTCGGGAATACGTCTTCCAAGCTCGTCGCCATCGTCACGCTTAAAGATAACGATGATCAGCCGTGGCGCAAGAGCAGGTATCACGATTTGACAATGCGGCTTCAGGAGCTGCTCAATGAGCGGGGCTATGACGTGATCGTGGCAGTTACGGATACCGCTCAGGTAGAGCTGGACATCATTCTAAAAAGAACACTCGATGCGTTATTCCTGATCGATGTGCCGGAGGAGCGATTTTTCAACATTTCACGTAAATTTACCGTGCCGATTATCGTTATCGACAGCTATATCGAGGATACGATGTTCCGGAAGGTAGTCCCTGATTATCGATCCGCGATCCGGCTGGCCAGGGAAATGCTAGGCGGACGCCTGGAGCCTTTTCTCGTGACAGGGAAGTTTAATAATTCCGGAATGGAACAGACCTTAACGGAAACGTTTCGCCCGGATCATGTATATCAGATGGATACACGGAAAGGATTGGAGCAGTACGTTCTAGCCCGTCCAGGGTTGCCGGGAATTTTTGCAAATGAGTTATTGGCGGTCATGGCAGCGCCCTATATGCGGGCTGAGGATATGATCGTGCTTGCCAATGCGGGGGCGGAGTATTTGCTGCCAAGCGGAGTCCGGCGCATCGTGTTCGATAACGGGGTTAAAGCCCAAATGTCAATTGCCGTTATGGAGAAGCTGCTGCGCAAGGAATATGATGAAATTGAAGATTATAGTTATGTACCTCCTGATGAGCGAATTCACCAGCGGATTGACACTCGTGAATGA
- the pulA gene encoding type I pullulanase produces MAVQREHDVVVDYGDLAVTEGISVFDKRFDEKFYYGGDDLGAVYTSRETRFRLWAPTASEAEVVFYESWNEEKPAQILPMKRDIQGTWLLIAQGDYLGRYYTYRVKVGQDWNEAADPYTKAVGVNGDRAVVVDLYRTNPERWEDDRKPPFEAAVDAVIYELHVKDLSSHPDSGIEHKGKFLGLAESGTRGPNGILTGLDHIAALGVTHVQLLPVYDYATESVDETRLDQPQYNWGYDPKNYNVPEGSYATDPYVPGLRITELKRTIQALHERGLRVIMDVVYNHVYDWYLINFTKLVPGYYLRYKEDGTLSDGSFCGNECASERPMMRKFIVDSVLHWAKEYHMDGFRFDLMGLMDIETMNEIRRRLDELDPAIITIGEGWVMDTVLPDEHRAHQNNAAKLPGIGHFNDDYRDAIKGSIFYADQKGFVSGGAGYEQRICQGIAGAIGYDGNIGNFACEPNQAVNYVECHDNHTLWDKIVLSAAGEPEERHRGMHRLASAMILTSQGIPFLHAGQEFMRTKDGEENSYKSPIEVNWLDWERCAARQNDVAYMRELIALRKSHPAFRLRSADQIREHLRFEPVPEHCVAYTLRNHAGGDAAKHIYVLYKGMEESVLFSLPELGSWAVRFGGEHVAALEGQRLEVHGLGMVVLMVTE; encoded by the coding sequence TTGGCGGTACAACGGGAGCATGACGTAGTCGTCGATTATGGCGATCTTGCCGTAACTGAAGGAATATCCGTCTTCGATAAACGGTTCGATGAAAAGTTCTATTACGGCGGAGATGACCTGGGTGCCGTGTACACGTCTAGGGAGACCAGGTTCCGGCTATGGGCGCCGACGGCTTCGGAGGCGGAGGTCGTTTTCTATGAATCATGGAATGAGGAGAAGCCCGCGCAGATCCTCCCTATGAAGCGCGATATTCAGGGCACCTGGCTGCTGATCGCGCAGGGAGATTATCTGGGGCGTTACTATACGTACCGCGTCAAGGTCGGGCAGGATTGGAACGAAGCGGCTGATCCATATACCAAGGCCGTTGGTGTGAACGGGGACCGGGCGGTGGTAGTGGATTTGTATCGCACCAACCCGGAGCGTTGGGAAGATGACCGTAAACCGCCTTTCGAGGCTGCGGTCGATGCGGTGATTTACGAGCTGCATGTCAAGGATCTGTCCAGTCATCCTGACAGCGGGATTGAGCATAAAGGAAAATTCCTTGGACTTGCGGAGAGCGGGACACGGGGGCCGAATGGCATTTTGACAGGCTTGGATCATATTGCTGCGCTTGGCGTGACACATGTTCAGCTCCTGCCTGTCTATGATTATGCCACCGAAAGTGTGGACGAGACGAGACTCGATCAGCCGCAGTACAACTGGGGATATGACCCTAAGAACTACAACGTTCCCGAGGGCTCTTATGCTACTGATCCCTATGTGCCGGGCTTGCGCATCACCGAGCTGAAGCGGACCATTCAAGCCCTGCATGAGCGCGGACTTCGGGTCATTATGGATGTCGTCTACAATCATGTCTACGATTGGTATTTGATCAATTTCACCAAGCTTGTGCCGGGATACTATTTGCGCTACAAGGAGGATGGCACGCTGTCGGACGGCTCGTTCTGCGGCAACGAATGCGCTTCGGAACGGCCGATGATGCGGAAATTCATCGTTGATTCGGTACTGCACTGGGCGAAGGAGTATCATATGGACGGCTTCCGGTTCGATCTTATGGGTTTGATGGACATCGAGACGATGAACGAGATTCGGAGGCGGCTGGATGAGCTCGATCCTGCGATCATCACGATCGGGGAGGGCTGGGTGATGGACACGGTGCTGCCGGATGAGCACAGGGCTCATCAGAACAATGCCGCCAAGCTCCCGGGAATCGGACACTTCAACGATGATTACCGCGATGCAATCAAGGGAAGCATTTTCTATGCTGACCAGAAAGGTTTTGTCAGCGGCGGTGCCGGTTACGAGCAGCGAATTTGCCAGGGGATTGCCGGTGCGATCGGCTATGACGGGAATATTGGCAATTTTGCCTGCGAACCGAATCAGGCGGTGAATTATGTAGAATGTCATGATAACCATACATTATGGGATAAAATCGTCCTCTCGGCCGCAGGCGAGCCCGAAGAACGCCACCGTGGCATGCATCGGCTGGCTTCGGCAATGATCCTGACAAGCCAAGGCATTCCATTCCTGCATGCGGGACAGGAATTCATGAGAACGAAGGACGGGGAAGAGAATAGCTACAAATCCCCGATCGAGGTGAACTGGCTGGACTGGGAACGCTGCGCCGCACGGCAAAATGACGTAGCCTATATGAGGGAGTTGATTGCCCTGCGCAAGAGCCATCCGGCGTTTCGTCTGCGTAGTGCGGATCAAATTCGCGAGCATTTGCGTTTTGAGCCGGTGCCGGAGCATTGTGTAGCCTATACGCTGCGCAATCATGCGGGCGGGGATGCTGCCAAGCATATTTATGTGTTGTACAAGGGCATGGAGGAATCCGTTCTGTTCAGCTTGCCCGAGCTTGGGAGCTGGGCGGTTCGCTTCGGGGGCGAGCATGTCGCCGCGCTGGAGGGCCAACGCTTAGAGGTGCACGGCCTCGGCATGGTTGTTCTTATGGTTACGGAGTAG
- a CDS encoding TIGR00730 family Rossman fold protein, with protein MKTICVFAGSNLGAHEDYKQAAGQLGRHLAKQQYRLVYGGSRIGLMGEAANAAMAAGGEVIGVMPSGLFAGEMVHRELTELIEVDGMHARKAKMGELADGFIALPGGFGTYEELFEVLCWSQIGIHKKPVGLLNVRGFYDPLLQMVEHSIQEGFSNSSHLSLINISPDPAELLQLMESYQPQVLEKKWKELV; from the coding sequence ATGAAAACGATCTGTGTCTTTGCAGGCTCGAATTTAGGTGCGCATGAAGACTATAAGCAGGCTGCTGGACAGCTGGGGCGCCACTTGGCCAAGCAGCAGTACCGTCTGGTGTATGGCGGATCGAGGATCGGGCTGATGGGAGAAGCGGCCAATGCGGCAATGGCTGCCGGCGGAGAAGTGATCGGCGTCATGCCATCGGGATTGTTTGCAGGCGAGATGGTGCATAGAGAACTGACTGAGCTGATTGAAGTGGACGGCATGCATGCCCGAAAAGCGAAAATGGGGGAGCTGGCCGACGGCTTCATCGCGCTGCCCGGCGGCTTTGGAACCTACGAGGAATTGTTCGAGGTGCTGTGCTGGTCCCAAATCGGCATCCATAAGAAGCCGGTTGGCCTCCTGAATGTTCGCGGCTTCTACGACCCGCTGCTTCAAATGGTCGAGCACAGCATTCAAGAGGGCTTCTCCAATTCTTCTCACCTGAGTTTGATCAACATCTCCCCGGACCCAGCCGAATTATTGCAGTTGATGGAATCCTACCAGCCGCAGGTGCTGGAGAAAAAGTGGAAGGAACTCGTTTAA